From a single Crateriforma spongiae genomic region:
- a CDS encoding RimK family alpha-L-glutamate ligase gives MKLAILSCSPNCYSTRRLLEASQQRGYKTRVLNTLKFAIDLQQGDPDLYYRSKPLSDYDAVLPRIGASITYFGTAVVRQFEQMDVFTANTSTGIVNSRDKLRSLQILSRHQIGIPQTTFVRDRKDILPAIDRVGGAPVIIKLLEGTQGVGVILAESVKVAEAIIETLQSTQQNVLVQQFIGESRGRDIRAFVIGDRVVAAMRRKAQGNEFRSNVHRGGTTEMVELPADYAETAVRCAQIMGLRVAGVDMLEGANGPQVMEVNSSPGLEGIETCTQLDIAGAIIEYMAAQVDFPELDLRQRLTVSRGYGVTEILIREGSELVGKSIDSSGLPELDINVLTLYRGTTVIPNPRLKRTLEPNDRLLCFGKMEAMRGMVPEKTRRRRRPKIQKLPESSVPPTQESEPGDT, from the coding sequence ATGAAACTGGCCATCCTGTCATGCAGTCCCAACTGTTACAGCACCCGGCGACTCTTGGAAGCATCCCAGCAACGCGGTTACAAGACACGCGTCTTGAACACGTTGAAATTCGCGATCGATCTGCAACAGGGTGATCCCGACCTGTACTATCGCAGCAAGCCGCTTAGCGACTATGACGCCGTGTTGCCTCGGATCGGCGCGTCAATCACCTACTTTGGAACTGCGGTCGTTCGCCAGTTCGAACAGATGGACGTGTTCACCGCCAATACATCCACCGGGATCGTCAATTCACGCGACAAGCTACGCAGCCTTCAAATCCTTAGCCGACATCAAATCGGCATTCCGCAGACGACCTTCGTTCGCGATCGAAAAGACATTCTGCCGGCGATCGATCGGGTCGGCGGCGCACCGGTGATCATCAAGTTGCTGGAAGGCACTCAGGGCGTCGGCGTGATCCTGGCCGAATCCGTCAAAGTGGCCGAGGCGATCATCGAAACGCTGCAGAGCACCCAACAGAACGTTTTGGTGCAGCAGTTCATCGGTGAAAGTCGTGGTCGCGATATTCGTGCATTCGTGATCGGCGACCGCGTGGTGGCTGCGATGCGACGCAAAGCCCAAGGCAATGAGTTTCGCAGCAATGTGCACCGGGGCGGCACCACGGAAATGGTCGAACTGCCCGCCGACTATGCCGAAACCGCCGTGCGATGTGCCCAAATCATGGGGCTGCGTGTCGCCGGCGTTGACATGCTGGAAGGTGCGAATGGTCCCCAGGTGATGGAAGTGAATTCGTCACCTGGATTGGAGGGCATCGAAACGTGCACTCAGCTAGACATTGCCGGTGCCATCATCGAGTACATGGCCGCCCAAGTTGACTTTCCCGAACTGGATCTGCGTCAACGACTGACGGTCAGTCGCGGGTACGGGGTCACGGAGATCCTTATTCGCGAAGGCAGTGAATTGGTCGGAAAGTCCATCGACAGTTCGGGCTTGCCCGAGTTGGACATCAACGTGCTGACGCTTTATCGGGGAACCACCGTGATTCCCAATCCACGATTGAAGCGGACGCTGGAGCCCAATGATCGCTTGCTGTGCTTCGGGAAAATGGAAGCGATGCGGGGAATGGTGCCTGAAAAGACCCGTCGTCGTCGTCGCCCCAAAATTCAAAAACTACCGGAATCTTCGGTGCCACCGACGCAGGAAAGCGAACCGGGCGACACCTGA
- a CDS encoding metallophosphoesterase, which yields MLSSTEVSNTEPTAFRGLLFIGDPHLEARVPGFRKDDYPSTILQKFSWCLEFAIQNRLQPFLLGDLFQLPQDNPNWLISQIIENVPRPLPAIHGNHDVRENRISENDSIQILFNSGTLRRIDADHPWIGNVDGKQVAVSGTSWGEKLPKRYERRTEDLVVWMTHHDILIPGYEDAGRIRPKPLSGIDVVINGHIHRPLPPVQTGETHWITAGNIARRTRSDATRSRTPSVVCLTHKGSDLDFQRPVVNEYDLGNDWQLQWIAIPHEHFDDVFHEAVESDESAPDEQGSGFIADLQELITRKTETGAGLIQFLNDHLDDFAPEVGQEILSLAGEVTQHPDQDSLDES from the coding sequence ATGCTGTCATCCACCGAAGTTTCAAACACTGAACCGACGGCGTTTCGGGGCCTACTGTTCATCGGTGACCCACACTTGGAAGCCCGTGTTCCGGGTTTTCGAAAGGACGATTATCCGTCGACGATCCTGCAAAAGTTTAGCTGGTGTTTGGAATTTGCTATCCAAAACCGACTTCAGCCATTTCTGCTGGGCGATCTGTTTCAGTTACCTCAAGACAATCCCAACTGGCTGATTAGCCAAATCATCGAAAACGTCCCCCGGCCGCTGCCAGCCATCCATGGCAACCACGACGTCCGCGAAAACCGCATCAGCGAAAACGACAGCATTCAAATCCTGTTCAATAGCGGAACGCTGCGACGCATCGATGCAGACCACCCCTGGATCGGAAATGTGGACGGCAAACAAGTCGCGGTATCGGGAACATCGTGGGGCGAAAAGTTGCCCAAACGGTACGAACGCCGGACCGAAGACCTGGTTGTTTGGATGACGCATCATGACATCCTGATCCCCGGATACGAGGACGCTGGTCGCATTCGTCCCAAACCGCTTTCGGGTATCGACGTCGTCATCAATGGCCATATCCATCGCCCGTTACCTCCGGTCCAAACCGGCGAAACGCATTGGATCACGGCGGGAAACATTGCACGCCGAACACGCAGTGATGCGACACGATCACGAACCCCATCGGTCGTCTGCCTGACACACAAGGGCTCCGATCTTGATTTCCAACGACCGGTGGTCAACGAATATGACTTGGGCAACGATTGGCAATTGCAGTGGATTGCCATCCCGCACGAACACTTCGACGACGTTTTTCATGAAGCCGTTGAGTCCGATGAATCGGCGCCCGACGAACAAGGGTCCGGTTTCATCGCGGACCTCCAAGAATTGATCACCCGCAAGACGGAAACAGGTGCCGGATTGATCCAATTCTTGAACGACCACCTTGATGATTTTGCACCCGAAGTCGGACAAGAAATCCTTAGCCTTGCCGGCGAAGTTACCCAACATCCCGATCAGGACAGCCTTGATGAGTCGTGA
- a CDS encoding RNA polymerase sigma factor, with the protein MTDESARNLADDRVSDEALIARYRQTGDRTLFETLIRRYEREIYSYLRRYIGNAEMAEDAFQGTFLQVHLKCEQFDSSRRFRPWLYAIATNQAIDVQRRNKRHRMVSLDRPIGDDDDSRPGTWSEKLVGGLTDPLAAASREENGRWVHEAVQSLGTPMQQVIQLVYYQGLKYREAAEILGIPVGTVKSRIHAAVNRLGLIWNESHEQSLEAAE; encoded by the coding sequence ATGACCGACGAATCCGCCCGCAATTTGGCCGATGACCGAGTCTCCGATGAGGCTCTGATCGCACGATACCGCCAGACCGGTGATCGCACGCTGTTTGAAACGCTGATCCGCCGCTACGAGCGGGAGATCTACAGCTACCTGCGTCGCTACATCGGCAACGCGGAAATGGCCGAAGACGCGTTCCAGGGCACCTTTTTGCAGGTGCACCTGAAATGTGAACAGTTTGACTCGTCCCGTCGTTTTCGGCCTTGGCTGTACGCCATCGCGACGAACCAGGCGATCGACGTCCAGCGGCGAAATAAGCGACACCGAATGGTCAGCCTGGACCGCCCCATCGGTGACGATGACGACAGCCGACCGGGAACCTGGTCGGAAAAATTGGTCGGCGGGCTGACGGATCCGCTGGCCGCGGCATCGCGTGAAGAGAACGGCCGTTGGGTACACGAAGCGGTGCAGTCCTTGGGAACGCCGATGCAACAAGTCATTCAGCTGGTGTACTACCAGGGGCTGAAATATCGCGAAGCCGCTGAAATCCTTGGCATTCCCGTCGGCACGGTCAAAAGCCGAATTCACGCCGCGGTCAATCGCCTGGGACTGATCTGGAACGAGTCGCACGAACAATCGCTGGAAGCAGCGGAATAG
- a CDS encoding beta-agarase, which translates to MPCRPHVRRVFRHQTRPRFSASLFVSLLVAVASSGSPTLSADDPDVEQVVLDLRHADVEKFEAKAFVLDANDVVDQMVAARFEVDAPWPGITIEADQLWGHVDGACDWSGFQQVQLDLVNESEHPASIQLRIDSGPDDNIVSVTHSLDLASRATGTLVFPLKRQAPEHLQGKLFGMRAAPAMIADKAANHVDQIRKLILFMNHPDQPTSVRIGTWRLVGRYHENQWWDPNKNPFPMIDALGQYVHRDWPGKLRSESDLLERRRTEQIELGQHPGPDNWNRFGGFATGPQLKATGRFRVEKFQNRWWLVDPLGKLFWSNGIDCVHGGNATTPIDDREFYFADLPEPESPLAQFYSSASWAPHGYYQDKGRYRTFNFTAANLHRKYGSDWKKTFAAITHQRLRSWGINTIANWSDADIYRRKQTPYVVTVTSGDARIQGSDGYWGKFPDPFDPRFAQQTLKHVQSKQNDIRSEWCIGVFVDNELAWGDETSLAIATVMSPSDQPAKEAFRDDLVAKYESVDKLNAAWQSDYASWQDWMRRTDKPSETHAEADLKAFYSRIAEQYFDVCRDAVKTTSPSTLYLGCRFAWSNDRAVTAAAISCDVIGFNRYAYSVADDSLPQGVDRPAIIGEFHFGALDRGLFHTGLRATENQDARARAYQDYLTGALRHPNYVGAHWFQYGDQAATGRGDGENYQIGFLDVCDSPYPEMVEASRQLSSQMYSLRLDP; encoded by the coding sequence ATGCCCTGCAGACCCCACGTCCGTCGTGTCTTTCGTCACCAGACTCGCCCACGTTTTTCAGCCAGTCTTTTCGTGTCGTTGTTGGTCGCCGTTGCGTCCAGCGGATCGCCGACACTTTCGGCGGACGATCCCGATGTGGAACAAGTGGTGCTGGATCTGAGACATGCCGACGTCGAGAAGTTCGAGGCCAAGGCCTTCGTTCTGGACGCCAACGATGTGGTCGATCAGATGGTCGCGGCACGATTCGAAGTCGACGCACCATGGCCCGGCATCACCATCGAAGCCGATCAATTGTGGGGACACGTCGATGGAGCCTGTGATTGGTCGGGCTTTCAACAAGTTCAACTGGATCTGGTCAACGAAAGTGAACATCCGGCATCGATCCAGTTGCGAATCGACAGTGGACCGGACGACAACATCGTCAGTGTTACCCATTCATTGGATTTGGCATCACGTGCCACTGGCACGCTAGTCTTTCCGCTGAAGCGTCAAGCCCCTGAGCACTTGCAGGGCAAACTGTTTGGCATGCGGGCCGCTCCCGCAATGATCGCCGACAAGGCGGCGAATCATGTCGATCAAATTCGAAAACTGATTCTGTTCATGAATCATCCCGATCAGCCGACCAGCGTTCGAATCGGAACGTGGCGTCTGGTCGGTCGCTATCACGAAAATCAATGGTGGGATCCGAACAAGAATCCGTTCCCCATGATCGATGCATTGGGGCAATACGTGCATCGTGACTGGCCGGGCAAACTGCGATCCGAATCGGATTTGTTGGAGCGTCGCCGAACCGAACAGATTGAATTGGGACAACACCCCGGTCCGGATAACTGGAATCGTTTTGGTGGCTTCGCGACCGGACCGCAGTTGAAGGCGACCGGACGCTTTCGCGTTGAAAAATTCCAAAACCGCTGGTGGTTGGTCGACCCTTTGGGCAAGCTGTTTTGGTCCAACGGGATCGATTGTGTTCACGGCGGTAACGCCACCACACCGATCGATGACCGCGAGTTTTATTTTGCGGATCTTCCCGAACCAGAGTCACCGCTTGCACAGTTCTATTCGTCGGCCAGTTGGGCACCCCACGGGTATTATCAGGACAAAGGGCGTTATCGAACGTTCAACTTCACCGCCGCGAATTTACATCGCAAATACGGATCGGATTGGAAGAAGACGTTCGCGGCGATCACCCATCAACGTTTGCGCAGTTGGGGGATCAACACGATCGCCAATTGGTCCGATGCCGATATCTATCGCCGGAAACAAACGCCTTACGTTGTGACCGTGACGTCCGGTGACGCACGGATCCAAGGAAGCGATGGTTATTGGGGTAAGTTTCCCGATCCCTTTGATCCGCGGTTCGCACAGCAAACGCTGAAGCATGTCCAATCCAAACAGAACGACATCCGGTCAGAATGGTGCATCGGCGTTTTCGTGGATAACGAATTGGCTTGGGGCGACGAAACGTCGTTGGCGATCGCGACGGTAATGTCACCGTCGGACCAACCGGCCAAAGAAGCCTTTCGTGACGACTTAGTCGCTAAATATGAAAGCGTCGATAAGCTGAACGCCGCTTGGCAAAGTGACTATGCGTCTTGGCAAGATTGGATGCGGCGAACCGACAAGCCGTCAGAGACGCATGCCGAAGCCGACCTGAAGGCTTTCTATTCGCGGATCGCAGAACAGTATTTTGATGTCTGTCGGGACGCCGTAAAAACGACCAGCCCATCGACCCTGTATTTGGGCTGTCGGTTCGCATGGTCCAACGATCGTGCCGTCACCGCTGCAGCAATCTCCTGTGATGTCATCGGTTTCAATCGATACGCCTACTCCGTGGCCGACGATTCTTTGCCCCAAGGCGTGGATCGGCCGGCGATCATCGGCGAATTTCATTTCGGGGCGCTGGACCGTGGACTGTTCCACACCGGTTTGCGAGCGACTGAGAATCAAGACGCTCGCGCGAGGGCCTATCAAGATTATTTGACCGGAGCGTTGCGGCATCCGAATTACGTGGGGGCCCACTGGTTCCAGTACGGAGACCAAGCTGCAACGGGACGTGGGGACGGCGAAAACTATCAAATCGGTTTTCTGGATGTGTGCGATTCGCCCTACCCCGAGATGGTCGAAGCGTCTCGCCAATTGAGCTCCCAAATGTATTCGCTGCGTTTGGATCCTTGA
- a CDS encoding DNA repair protein, with protein sequence MNDPITPSTQSATPISTNDVSVSADQLRRRLNKLSGKREELLRQKQSLSVEIEKANGFLEIADAVTEALDKLSQDVFHRQLRVIETTLTKALQEVLDQPIVFKATSSLKRDAASVEFVVQRDGFDEDIIRGQGGSVANILSVGLRLFAITMLDESKHRKFLVLDEQDCWLHPDLVPRLVRIVQEAGRALGFQVLMISHHDVRHFVRFADRVYRLIPDTGDGVTLERVPTEAEHADTEMAIESADQSHH encoded by the coding sequence ATGAATGATCCGATCACACCGTCGACACAATCAGCGACCCCGATCTCGACCAATGACGTATCCGTATCGGCGGATCAACTGCGTCGTCGCTTGAACAAGCTTTCCGGCAAACGCGAAGAATTGCTGCGTCAAAAGCAATCGCTGTCTGTGGAAATCGAAAAGGCGAACGGCTTTCTGGAGATCGCTGATGCGGTGACCGAAGCGTTGGACAAATTAAGCCAAGACGTCTTTCATCGACAGTTGCGTGTCATCGAAACCACACTGACCAAAGCCCTGCAAGAGGTTCTTGATCAGCCCATCGTTTTCAAAGCGACGTCGTCGCTCAAACGTGATGCGGCCAGCGTTGAGTTCGTCGTCCAACGTGACGGATTTGATGAAGACATTATCCGAGGGCAGGGTGGTTCGGTTGCCAACATTCTTTCAGTCGGATTGCGGCTTTTTGCCATCACCATGCTGGACGAATCCAAGCACCGTAAGTTCTTGGTTTTAGATGAACAAGACTGCTGGCTACATCCGGATTTGGTGCCACGTTTGGTTCGAATCGTACAAGAAGCGGGCCGCGCACTTGGCTTTCAGGTGTTGATGATCAGCCACCATGACGTTCGGCACTTCGTGCGGTTCGCCGATCGCGTGTACCGGTTGATTCCCGATACCGGTGACGGCGTGACGCTGGAACGAGTCCCGACGGAAGCGGAACACGCGGACACCGAAATGGCAATTGAATCCGCCGATCAAAGCCACCACTGA
- a CDS encoding AAA family ATPase: protein MIDPERSGKTNGMIRKIKLKNFMSHRSTEIELADGLTVLTGPNNCGKSAIVAALQVLASNGRTTHVTRHGAKESSVTVETDDGQNVTWRRRSGVSYTINGKDIGRVGQATPESLHDVLRLAKVSGDNGKAEYDIHFGEQKSPVFLLNESGNRAATFFASSSDAALLIAMQNRHRNRHREVKSEHRRLTQDLTQVDQRLAAYQPLDDLSQRLDAAEAKGNAVQDQAKRIERIQQLLRQLSRTQERCRELISQQSVLQRLDTSPHRAETLASSFNRAQSLRLTLQRMQRAESTRNRAQSVRKALRTLAEPPTVRDVRPITQSIRGILSVTQRRSQCERLDRSLSGLKPPPDMRPAQRCQSMVAELERLQTRCVRLNAVHRSLAALVSPPATIETKPLVRLIATLGRLQTDRRRFAQIVDSLNRLDAVPVARDASLLSQTRSRLVAAEAAVAAQKEKLQAAQTLKDAAVKRLESWVQQHPRCETCGQQINVNDLMSTMPQLHQHPDQPH from the coding sequence ATGATTGATCCCGAACGATCGGGTAAAACCAATGGCATGATTCGAAAAATCAAGCTTAAGAATTTCATGTCTCACCGGTCGACCGAGATCGAGTTGGCCGATGGTTTGACTGTGCTGACGGGACCAAACAATTGCGGAAAATCGGCGATCGTTGCGGCATTGCAGGTGCTGGCCAGCAACGGTCGGACGACTCATGTGACCCGTCATGGCGCTAAGGAATCCAGCGTCACCGTTGAAACTGATGACGGACAAAACGTCACTTGGCGACGGCGTTCCGGTGTCAGTTACACCATCAACGGGAAAGACATCGGTCGCGTCGGTCAAGCAACGCCCGAATCACTGCACGATGTTCTTCGACTGGCAAAGGTCAGTGGAGACAATGGAAAAGCCGAATACGACATTCATTTCGGCGAACAGAAATCTCCCGTCTTTCTGCTGAACGAATCGGGCAACCGTGCGGCCACTTTTTTCGCTTCGTCATCCGATGCCGCGTTGCTGATAGCGATGCAGAACCGGCACCGGAATCGACACCGCGAAGTGAAGTCAGAACACAGGCGACTGACCCAGGACCTGACACAGGTGGATCAGCGTTTGGCGGCCTATCAACCGTTGGATGACCTGTCACAGCGTTTGGATGCGGCGGAAGCAAAAGGCAACGCCGTTCAGGATCAAGCAAAGCGAATCGAGCGAATACAACAGTTGTTAAGACAACTCAGCCGAACTCAGGAACGTTGTCGTGAACTGATCAGCCAACAATCCGTGCTGCAACGACTGGATACCAGTCCCCATCGTGCCGAGACGCTTGCCAGCAGCTTCAACCGAGCCCAATCGCTGCGTTTGACACTGCAGCGAATGCAGCGTGCCGAATCCACCCGCAATCGGGCACAATCGGTCCGTAAAGCTTTGCGCACGTTGGCCGAACCACCAACGGTTCGCGACGTCAGGCCGATCACGCAGAGCATACGTGGCATTCTTTCGGTCACTCAACGGCGTTCACAGTGTGAACGCCTGGACCGCTCGCTTTCCGGCCTAAAACCTCCGCCGGACATGCGGCCGGCCCAACGATGCCAATCGATGGTCGCTGAATTGGAGCGTCTACAAACGCGATGCGTCCGCCTGAACGCCGTCCACCGATCATTGGCTGCGTTGGTTTCACCGCCGGCGACCATCGAAACCAAACCGCTGGTTCGATTGATTGCGACCCTGGGTCGATTGCAAACCGACCGACGACGATTCGCTCAAATCGTCGATTCGTTGAACCGTTTGGATGCGGTGCCTGTCGCTCGGGATGCATCGCTGTTGTCGCAAACCCGATCACGTCTGGTTGCCGCCGAAGCCGCAGTCGCCGCGCAAAAAGAGAAGCTTCAAGCAGCCCAAACGCTGAAAGACGCAGCGGTCAAGCGTTTGGAATCTTGGGTACAGCAACACCCGCGATGCGAAACCTGCGGCCAGCAAATCAATGTCAATGATTTGATGTCCACCATGCCACAGTTGCATCAACACCCCGACCAGCCCCATTGA
- a CDS encoding RtcB family protein — MTTSMIPTGEATAILPAGDHHSPVKVFGTEAIRNTFDDLCLQQAINSRCAPGVTELVLNPDAHCGYGAPIGCVLASPTHVYPGPVGFDIKCSMSLLQTDLPADAVQDKSTRRALIDAVCRRIPTGMGKGSRDVPKARRIDEKIGSAAMTDGGSPDVLSRLGIPIDWADRCEDAYHRGHDETIDALKSRLYELRQRRGFKKFRDKVQQLGSYGGGNHFGECEVVQIVDDEGAKATAKVFGLIDGHVAFLSHCGSRGIGHRLASHQFQTLEQKFDHWGIPYPGSDKQLVYAPLGSVEADRYLDDMALGANFATVNHLLINALVLEAFQEVIPGTRGHLVYFISHNIARQETVNQQTCWVHRKGATRAFPGGHPALSRTPFAQTGHPILLPGNPQAGSSVMVAAAGAKDSCYSVNHGAGRVLGRRRAFRELNQESIDQSFTDADILTNCRRYPRDEAPAVYKDFNEVLRSVSKAGLATEVARLRAKFVIKDAADADD; from the coding sequence ATGACAACCAGCATGATTCCCACCGGCGAGGCGACCGCAATCCTGCCCGCCGGTGACCATCATTCCCCGGTCAAGGTGTTTGGTACCGAAGCGATCCGCAACACGTTCGACGACCTTTGCCTACAACAGGCCATCAACTCCCGCTGCGCCCCGGGCGTAACCGAACTGGTGCTGAATCCAGACGCACACTGTGGGTACGGTGCACCAATCGGATGCGTGCTGGCGTCGCCCACGCACGTCTATCCCGGTCCCGTCGGTTTCGACATCAAGTGTTCGATGAGCCTGCTGCAGACGGACCTGCCCGCGGATGCGGTTCAAGACAAATCGACACGCAGGGCATTGATCGATGCCGTGTGTCGCCGAATTCCCACCGGCATGGGAAAAGGTTCCCGCGACGTCCCCAAAGCCCGACGAATCGATGAAAAGATTGGCAGTGCGGCAATGACCGACGGCGGATCGCCCGACGTGTTGTCGCGACTGGGAATCCCGATCGACTGGGCCGACCGATGCGAAGACGCGTACCATCGCGGACACGACGAAACAATCGATGCGTTAAAGTCGCGTTTGTACGAACTTCGCCAGCGACGCGGGTTCAAAAAGTTTCGCGACAAAGTCCAGCAACTCGGTTCGTATGGCGGCGGCAACCATTTCGGTGAATGCGAGGTCGTCCAGATCGTGGACGATGAAGGTGCCAAAGCGACCGCCAAAGTCTTTGGGTTAATCGATGGCCACGTAGCGTTCCTATCGCACTGCGGATCCCGCGGGATCGGACACCGTTTGGCTTCGCATCAGTTCCAGACCTTGGAACAAAAATTTGACCATTGGGGGATTCCCTATCCGGGTAGCGACAAACAACTGGTTTATGCCCCGTTGGGCAGTGTCGAAGCCGATCGTTACTTGGATGACATGGCACTGGGCGCCAATTTTGCAACCGTCAATCACTTGTTGATCAACGCATTGGTCTTGGAAGCGTTCCAAGAGGTCATTCCTGGCACGCGTGGTCACCTGGTGTACTTCATCAGCCACAACATCGCGCGGCAAGAAACGGTCAACCAACAGACATGTTGGGTTCACCGAAAAGGTGCCACACGCGCGTTTCCCGGCGGCCACCCCGCGCTGTCGCGGACACCCTTCGCCCAAACGGGTCACCCGATTCTGTTGCCCGGCAATCCGCAGGCGGGATCCAGCGTGATGGTCGCCGCAGCCGGTGCGAAAGACAGCTGCTACAGCGTCAATCATGGCGCAGGACGCGTGCTGGGCCGACGACGCGCGTTTCGCGAATTGAACCAAGAATCGATTGACCAGTCGTTCACCGACGCCGACATCCTGACCAATTGTCGTCGCTATCCGCGGGATGAGGCGCCCGCGGTCTACAAAGATTTCAACGAAGTGTTGCGTAGCGTTTCCAAAGCGGGCTTGGCCACGGAAGTGGCTCGCTTGCGTGCCAAGTTTGTCATCAAAGACGCCGCAGACGCCGATGATTGA
- a CDS encoding ATP-dependent zinc protease family protein, with translation MTTDSPDQPPTTDPACTTPLFVCGWREWASLPELNVPRIKVKIDTGARSSALHAFDLETFRDQGKEFVRFAIHPHQHRDTQPIVATAPILEHRMIRSSNGEASERIVIRTALRLMGEEFPVDLTLANRDAMGFRMLVGREALRGRFLVDSNQSFLGGRLRRSTAKGPSTRRPSS, from the coding sequence ATGACGACCGATTCACCAGACCAGCCTCCCACGACAGATCCCGCCTGCACCACGCCTTTATTCGTTTGTGGCTGGCGCGAATGGGCTAGTCTTCCGGAGCTGAACGTTCCACGAATCAAGGTCAAGATCGACACGGGAGCACGCAGCAGTGCGCTCCACGCGTTTGATTTGGAAACGTTTCGCGATCAAGGCAAGGAGTTCGTCCGGTTTGCGATTCATCCGCATCAACATCGCGATACCCAACCGATCGTTGCCACCGCCCCCATCTTGGAACACCGAATGATTCGCAGTAGCAATGGCGAAGCCAGCGAGCGAATCGTGATCCGTACGGCATTAAGGTTGATGGGGGAAGAGTTTCCGGTCGACCTAACACTTGCCAATCGCGACGCGATGGGTTTTCGCATGCTGGTCGGACGCGAAGCCCTACGGGGCAGATTTTTGGTGGATTCAAACCAATCATTTCTGGGCGGGCGATTGCGTCGCAGCACCGCCAAGGGCCCGTCCACGCGACGCCCATCTAGCTAA